A section of the Pedobacter sp. HDW13 genome encodes:
- the prmA gene encoding 50S ribosomal protein L11 methyltransferase: protein MQYTKAIFTFKSIEDYQQDLLISDLADLGFDTFEDSEGGFTAFVIKDNFNEQELKDLLANYSDEFTTDYTLEDVADENWNAEWEKNFSPLVIDDVCYVRATFHEPQPSFPYEIVIDPKMSFGTGHHQTTTMVMQYILAADVKDKAVLDMGCGTAILAILAAKLGAKSLVAIDYDDICYQSAIENAALNKVDNLTALCGSKEVIPDEVYDVIFANINRNILLDQIHRYAEVLKPSGKIFFSGFYLDPDLSMITAECAKYGIKYIDHKQNGEWVAAQFEKR, encoded by the coding sequence ATGCAATATACAAAAGCAATATTTACATTTAAAAGTATCGAAGACTATCAGCAGGATTTGCTTATTAGCGATCTTGCCGATTTAGGCTTCGATACTTTCGAAGATAGCGAGGGAGGTTTTACAGCTTTCGTAATCAAGGATAACTTTAACGAGCAGGAACTGAAAGATTTGCTGGCTAATTATAGTGATGAATTTACAACAGATTATACTTTAGAAGATGTTGCAGATGAAAATTGGAATGCCGAATGGGAGAAAAATTTTAGTCCGCTGGTAATTGATGATGTGTGTTACGTAAGGGCAACTTTCCATGAGCCACAGCCATCTTTCCCGTACGAAATCGTAATCGATCCGAAAATGTCATTCGGTACCGGTCACCACCAAACTACAACGATGGTGATGCAGTATATTCTGGCTGCCGATGTAAAAGATAAAGCCGTATTAGATATGGGCTGTGGTACAGCCATTTTGGCTATCCTTGCTGCTAAATTAGGTGCAAAAAGTCTGGTAGCTATCGATTATGATGATATTTGTTATCAAAGTGCTATAGAAAATGCTGCGCTTAATAAGGTAGACAATTTAACAGCACTCTGCGGCAGTAAAGAAGTGATTCCGGACGAAGTGTACGATGTTATTTTTGCCAACATCAACAGGAATATCCTTTTAGATCAGATTCACCGCTATGCCGAAGTATTGAAACCATCAGGCAAGATTTTCTTCAGCGGTTTTTATCTCGATCCGGATTTAAGTATGATCACTGCTGAATGCGCTAAATATGGTATTAAATATATCGACCATAAGCAAAATGGTGAGTGGGTAGCGGCACAATTTGAGAAAAGGTAG